In Kiritimatiellaceae bacterium, the genomic window TTCATGGGTATCCTGTTTTTCCAGCGAATGAATAAAATCTACGAATGGAAAATTAGAGAAGAACTCCTCGTAACGTCAGTTTTGATTTCCCGAAATTCAGCAAAACTCCGGCAGGAACAAAAAGATGTTTCATACCGCTGCGCAACCGGGCCAGCTCCATGGCGGTGGTATCCTCAAAAGCAGTTACAGAAAGAAGAAGATTTTTATCAATAAGAACGGAATCCAGCATACGCCGTTCAAAAACGATTCCGTTAAATGACGGGGCCGCTTCCGGCACTTGAGGGTTCAGGTTCTGCCCGGCGAGTTCTCGTCGCAGAATTTTTTTAGAAGATTCTGCGCCGTAACCAAGGCCGTGCAGCGCCAGAACATTTTTACAAGACGCTCGGATTTTCCCGGTAATATCTGGCATTTGCGACTCAATGGAATCCCAGCATCCCTCAAAGCAGATTTCCCCGCTGACAGGTGTGTGCGGCACTCGTTTGTAAGACAGACGTTCCAAGCCGAAATTAATGAGCATCCCGAGGTCTTTTTCCCAGCATTTCAAATAATTGATCAGTTGTGTGTAATGCTGAGATGCAAAGCCGGTCCGGATGTGCTTGAGCTCGAGGATGACCCGGTTTCCCGCCAGAATATCCAGTTCAAATTCATCAACCGGGTCATCCCGGTGCATCAGCCGCTTGCTCAAGTGACTTTCAGCGGTCAGGTCTCTTGTCCGCAAGGCATTCAGCATGGCCCGGTGGTAGTCCCATTCATCCCATCCCGGTCCAAGTTCGTTATGAACATCGAATGCTGCCCCGATAATCTGATGCGATAATTCGGGGTGCAACAGATCCGGGTTATATGTTTCATGTTTCGGCATACCAGAGATTTATTCGTAGATTTTATTCATTCGCTGGCAATAAACGCCCGGAAAGCTTCGATTTCGATCCGTTCGCAGAAGTCGGTGAAGAGTTCATTCTGACTGTTACGGTGCTTTA contains:
- a CDS encoding GxxExxY protein, whose protein sequence is MPKHETYNPDLLHPELSHQIIGAAFDVHNELGPGWDEWDYHRAMLNALRTRDLTAESHLSKRLMHRDDPVDEFELDILAGNRVILELKHIRTGFASQHYTQLINYLKCWEKDLGMLINFGLERLSYKRVPHTPVSGEICFEGCWDSIESQMPDITGKIRASCKNVLALHGLGYGAESSKKILRRELAGQNLNPQVPEAAPSFNGIVFERRMLDSVLIDKNLLLSVTAFEDTTAMELARLRSGMKHLFVPAGVLLNFGKSKLTLRGVLL